Proteins encoded by one window of Hyla sarda isolate aHylSar1 chromosome 13, aHylSar1.hap1, whole genome shotgun sequence:
- the DHRS7C gene encoding dehydrogenase/reductase SDR family member 7C, translating into MGYLTFLILPLLILGISGIIYIYREVVRLMSRSAVKNKVIVITDAVSGLGKECSRVFHASGARLVLCGKTWEKLEALHDALISVADPSVTFTPKLVLLDISDVNDIEAMGKEILDCYGCVDVLINNASMKIKGPAQSVTLELDKKIMDANYFGPITLIKAILPHMISRRTGQIVLVNNIQGKLGVPFRAAYAASKHAIQGFFDCLRAEVEEFDVFVSTVSPTFIRSYHVQPQPGNWEASIWKFFFRKLSYGVHPVEVAEEVLRTVSRRKQEVFLANPIPKAALYVRTFLPELFFAVVATGVKEKHFVEEEK; encoded by the exons ATGGGGTACCTCACTTTCCTAATTTTGCCATTGCTTATATTGGGGATAAGTGGCATCATTTACATTTATCGGGAAGTTGTGCGACTGATGTCCAGATCGGCGGTGAAAAATAAAGTGATTGTGATCACTGACGCAGTGTCCGGGCTGGGGAAAG AATGTTCCAGAGTTTTTCATGCCTCAGGCGCGCGTCTGGTTCTTTGTGGAAAAACGTGGGAGAAACTCGAAGCGCTACACGATGCTCTGATCAGCGTTGCTGACCCCAGTGTG ACCTTTACCCCCAAGCTAGTTCTCCTGGACATTAGTGATGTCAACGACATTGAAGCTATGGGCAAAGAAATCCTGGATTGTTACGGCTGCGTGGACGTGTTGATCAATAACGCCAGTATGAAGATCAAGGGCCCCGCTCAGAGCGTCACCCTAGAGCTGGACAAGAAGATCATGGATGCAAACTATTTTGGCCCCATAACCTTAATCAAAG CGATTCTTCCTCATATGATTTCTCGAAGGACGGGACAGATTGTTCTAGTAAACAACATACAAGGAAAACTGGGGGTTCCCTTCCGTGCGGCCT ATGCAGCGTCCAAACATGCCATCCAGGGCTTCTTCGACTGTCTGAGGGCTGAAGTGGAGGAGTTCGATGTGTTTGTCAGTACAGTCAGTCCAACCTTTATCCGGTCATACCACGTCCAGCCCCAGCCCGGGAACTGGGAGGCCTCCATCTGGAAAT TCTTTTTCAGAAAACTGTCTTATGGTGTCCACCCTGTGGAGGTGGCTGAGGAAGTCCTCCGCACAGTCAGCAGAAGGAAACAGGAAGTGTTCTTGGCCAATCCCATCCCCAAGGCTGCACTTTATGTCAGGACCTTCCTCCCAGAACTGTTCTTTGCTGTGGTGGCCACAGGGGTAAAGGAGAAACATTTTGTTGAAGAGGAAAAATAA